A single window of Pseudoduganella plicata DNA harbors:
- the flgC gene encoding flagellar basal body rod protein FlgC, with protein MSFKDISQIAGSAMAAQTVRLNTVASNLANADSVAGNENDTYRARKPVFAAVMNDSSDGVGSRVQVLDVVESAEPLRKVYEPDSPMANAEGMVFYPNVNQVAEMTDMMSASRAFETNVEVLGRIRTMQQSLLKLGEM; from the coding sequence ATGAGCTTCAAGGATATTTCCCAGATCGCCGGCTCGGCGATGGCAGCACAGACCGTGCGCCTCAACACCGTTGCATCGAACCTGGCCAATGCCGATTCCGTCGCGGGCAACGAAAACGATACCTACCGCGCCCGCAAGCCTGTCTTCGCGGCCGTGATGAACGACAGCTCCGATGGCGTCGGCAGCCGTGTTCAGGTGCTGGACGTGGTCGAAAGCGCGGAGCCGCTGCGCAAGGTCTACGAACCGGACAGCCCGATGGCCAATGCCGAGGGCATGGTGTTCTACCCGAACGTCAACCAGGTGGCCGAGATGACGGACATGATGTCTGCCTCGCGCGCCTTTGAAACGAATGTCGAAGTGCTGGGCCGGATCCGGACCATGCAGCAGTCCCTTCTGAAACTGGGTGAAATGTAA